A segment of the Zalophus californianus isolate mZalCal1 chromosome 3, mZalCal1.pri.v2, whole genome shotgun sequence genome:
TTAGGGAACACGCAAATATATTTTGCATCTTGGTCTCAAATGAAATAGAATTACAGCACTGTTAAGGAGGAAttgaaatatgtttatttttgtcccAGATGTACTGTTGAAAAtgataagaagaaaatatatgtgattGTGTTTCAAAAGAGATACACTCTGCTGCTACTTACATAACTGTCAAGCTCTTCCTAAAGAACTCTGGGGAAATTATGATTCTCATTCATATTGCCTAGATTTTATCACAGTTTTTGCTTACATCTGATAATATGCAAGTAGTGGTGTTTAGCATTAATGCTGCAGGTTTAGAATATAGAATTCCAGTGTTGGATCATTGCCTTcactttttttaaggtttaagaTTTACCTTGTATGGGTAGATCAGTGTGACCTTACCATAAAAAGTCCCTGAAACACCTTCCACAATAGATGTGCTTCCATTCTgtacaatgattttttaaaagacagttacTATTTATTAGCTACATATAATGTTCAGGCCGTCTTTAATTCTCTGCAACACTTTCTCCTTAAAACAGCTCTAGAATGTATTATTATCCTTGTTAGAGTTTTGAGGAGATTGAGCCACTGACACTAAGGCTTGGGTCATACAGCTCATAAGTGATTCATCCAGGATTCAAAATCAGGCTTGAGGCCATGGTCTTAACTAGCACATTAAAAGACCTACTTAGATCATTTACTGAATTGTCTGGTTAACCATTTAGAATATAAAGGCTATGTGTGAAATTGGCTATCTGTTTTGCAAGATGATAAAGATCTCTGTCTTATGGTATACTAATTTGGATCCCTCAATGACAAGCAACAGAAGTGCACCCTATTAACATAAGAAAATGGTGAATTTATTGAAAAGGTATATAATACTTCGAAGAATTTAAGTGTAATTTGAAGAACATTGTATCAGAAATGGCAATAACTAGGGCATCGGTAGGGTCTAATTAACAAGTATTAGTGGAGAATTTCTTTAGAGTATGCAGAGCCATCGATTTCCTGTGTCTGTGTTATTGCTCAACATTCAAATTTCAGTGAAAACTCATATGATTGACCCATCTTGGGTTAAACAGCAGCAGGAAGACAGTTAATTGTTGTATTAGCAAGATTGTGTCTATGGGAAAAGTCttattttccaaagcaatttTGTGATGCTATTTCCAGAAAGATGAATAATGGATGCTGGGAAGGCAAAAGTACCTAGGATTCATTTCATAAAGCAAATGCTTCAAAAAGAGTTTGAAGAACCATTTGATGATAGTTGTATGCTATACATAAGAGATTATTACCCTAAGTTCTTGACTTAGAGTGTGTTAACTAGAGTGTGGGTTAACTAGAGTGTGTTTTCCCTTATTagataattgttttttaatataacacAATTTGGAGTtgtctttctaatatttttatatctcctacaacctccattttattattagtaaattataatagtaaaaatatataatagtcAAAATGACAACcattaaaaatgtcttcatttactatttatttaacaatattttcatggtgcctgggtggctcagtcagttaagcgcctgactcttagtttcagctcaggtagtgatctcgaggtcatgggattgagccctatgttgggctctgtgttcagtgctgtgtctgcttcagattctccctccctctccctcatacTTGTGCTCatgcactcctctctctctcagataaatagataaataaaatattttttaaaagcaatattttcTATTAGTCATATAACTCATGTTAGAGACTGTAGTgagataaattataaaaaggtACAGAAGAGATTATATTCTATTAGTTAAGagctttttaagtatttttaataatttgtaatGATATGTAGTATGAGATTCATGActtgaaattataaaacaaaaacaactgataGTTTAAGAGACAGACTGATTTCCATGTAAGTGAAAAGTTAACTGtttagtaattatttaaaaattacatcaaTTCACTATACTCAAGAATAATGAGATTATGggaatttgaaatttatacaAAACTCCCACAAATAGCACATATTACTgcaatttcaattattttatgcattgtaattatataatttatcattcCAAATAGGAAATTTTTGAGTCTGAAAGGGagtgctattaataattactctTGGGTCACAGATCCTTTATTGGCCTTAAAGAAGGTAAGATTTTTATAAGTCACAGGAAGAGATTTAAGATAGAGGACTGTGAAAggcaaaatatctgaaattaaagAGAACATTGGCATAGTCAGAGAATAGAGAACGTTATCAAGGCTAAAATTAGTGATAGTAATAGAATTAGTGTTGGAGAATAGAAAGAACCTAATGTAAGAAGCTAGTATCTGAATCTGGGAGACTCAGATAGTTCTTCCATTTCATTATCCATTTAGGAAATGTCATGGTTGGTAATATTCTTCATTACATTCTGTATGTATCAGTCCactaagtaaaattttataacCCTTTTGTCATAAGACAATGATATATATTTGATGCATATGATTTATAACAATTTAATATCTGTGTTGTCTATTAATGTTATATAATAGGAATCAGTGAGAAGCTAACTAGACTGAAATGTATCCTTGGTGGCAAGATTTTGAGACACCTTGACGAAACAGTTTAGAGTGTCCATACCTAAGTGTTAGGCAAAGATACTATTTGCATGTTATGTTCCCAGTACCTCTTCTCACAGCTTGCAATGGCTAGTTAGTTAAGTCAGTGTGAGGAAGGAAAACCCTGAAAGGTGTTTCATGAAAGGAGATAGTGTCAAcccaaattcataaaaaaaaaaaaaaattctcctttgaaTTAGGTCCCTGAGATTATTAAAGTTTCCTAGGAATCTAGCAGTCAGAGTGAAGGAGTAACAGGGGCTGCCCAGGGCAAAAGGAGCATGAGCTACAATAGAAATTGTACTTTggcatatatttgaaaatttaaatttaggatATATCATAGAGAATCTTTTCCACATTCAAAGAATTTTTTAGATATCAGTAGACACCTGTGCATCTGGGAGCTTTGGTTGAATAGGGACAGGATGAAAATTATACTTAAAGAATATTAATTTGGCAGCAATGTAATAGGAATATTGAACAGGGAAGCAGGGAGTTGAAGTCAGAATGAAGAATCAGAGGGTCATTCATAGATTGGGTCATTTTAAACTGTTGTTTCTGAGTATGCAAAATGTTCAAACATTGGCACTTTCATATGGTTAAACCTAATGGTATTTCTAGACATGATGTAATAGGGTAATAAAGTGATGTTTTTGAGAGAATAGAATAAAAGACATAGATGTAAAACAATGGCCAATTTCAAGGATCTTGTTTCAGTAAAGTAACAGAGCATGACTCCCAATTGCTTTTTGGAGGTTCCTAGGTATGAATAGAACATCTTTGAAAATAGTTATTGTTTACTGAGTACTAAGATGAGCCCAATATACTCCTAGTATCTTACATAGATGAGTTCATGGAATTATTATAATAACCTTAAGAGATAGGTGTTATTATCATATTCATTCAATAAGTTAGGAAACAGATGCACAGAGAATATTTCCAACTTGCCCAAAGTAACACTAAGACACAGGACCAGTATCTGAATCCCAGGCAAATCTATAGTTCATACTTTGAATAACTAAAATACACTGTTTGGATTAAGTTCCCAAAATATCTCTTCCACATACAGCGCTAATTGCATGTTTTTTtacaagtaaaaaataattaaaaataggacctagattcagtaaaattgaaaagtagatgaaatctgatttttattccTAGAAACTCTCAAATTTGACCtacaatctcaggaccctaaggcCCTTGATATCTTTGGTACTTTCACTGACTTCTCAGCAATTATTCTTCAAAATCACTAAATCTTGTTAAAGTCTGACTataccatattctctctcttttcaagCTCTACCTCTGTCATCAAACACACAAATTAATTAAAGCTATATTTTTAATGCTCATAAtggcttccttcatttctttatggtgaatatttactttataacttGGCTTCGTTGGCCTTAACCTAAAGAAGTAATCAATTTACAAACTTGAGAAAACATATCCACATGTCACTTCGGAACAAAATTCTCAAATCTTACAATAAAGATGACTGATAAGTCCTTGTAAATTCTACCCCCTAATATTGAACTTTCTCAATTGTAAGACAAGTCTTTGTAAGTGTATAGTAATAGCATTTGAGGgataacagaaggaaagaaaaaaatagagaaaaatataaacaaaatcttaagttATTATAGAATTTAGCTATTCTAATGTCTTATgaaagaaattcataaaaatcaGGTATAATTTATATGTGAAGCAAATTTATAgctagaaaattcacaaacataTTTCAACTTGAAAACAATTTCCAAAAGTTGATTAATCTTTAATCAGACATAGAAACAATAGAGCCCATaagaatatcaagaaaaaaatttatcctAGTAAAGACAATACTACCCCTTCTTTTCCATTGATTAAATTCATGGCTCAAAAGCTCCAGTTCACATAGATAATGTAAACATTTGagatatatattcacacacacacaaaatgaccTGCTAAACATCCCAACACTGTGttactctgttctttttctctgtgtactATGTTCATCTgcctcttattttctcttttgttatgaaatttttttctgttcatttaatCATGCATTTGTATACTGCTTCTTACAAATTTGTGCATTTTCTTaatttagctttttgtttttttcaatgttCCATGCCTCTGTAACTTGcttcaaattttagaaatttgtcTCATAGTTGTTATATGTTTCATGTCCTTAGgtgaagaaataatattttgcaaGTCTCAGTGTTAGGGGGCAAAGAAACGGAAATGAGCTACTTTTTACTTACTTAGCTCCCAGCAATGATTAAATTAGATAAACTGAGAAGAAAGTCCCTATACCTTTATTAATTAATATCTTTCTTTAAACTGTGGAATgtataatgtaattatatatctataataaAAAAGTTAGTATATCGTTACTGCTCTAGAATTTGTAAGACtttcacatataatttttcataacagAAATGTGGACCACTCTTCTCCACCCAATGCTCCTTCCATAATTTTGCCTGTTATTATTTTCAAAACCCATTGTCTAATGTATTTATTCTAATCTATTATATCCATTTActttttgattttattcatttggtctCTCTCTACCCCTATCCTACCAAATGATTTAAGATTTTTGAGAgcaagtattttgttttgtttaatgctATGTCTGCAGCATCCAGGACATTTAATGGCACAAAGCTGGACATCAATAAATAATGGTtgaatacatataaaatgaaattatcccAAACTTGATTTAtaagtgaagaaaaaattaaggaTATAGAGTTTTCCTAAAGATACAGAGCTATTAGTACAGAGACAGTATTTGAACTCgtttttcctgcttttaaatccaaaatccttccaataaatataatttcccatctgttgattgtttcccatTTAAAGGCTTAAAGATGTGTTtttcaagaaagtgaaaggaatCTCTAGTTAATGAaatcattcaaaagaaaaaggaaaatgattctaAGGTGTTATTCTctgggtatttttgtttgttttacttctaGAGCAGATTCCATAGTTACTGAGAATTTGAGAGTCATCTAAATAAATCGTTCTAAATTAAAGTATATAgcattaaaatattgaaaaagaaacccTTGAAATTTTTTGAAGTGACAAGTGGAACATCATTTCCAGCACTGGGTTCCCTATAAGTGCAAAGCCTTTCTGTTTTATAACTGCTAAATTACTACAGAGGCTCTTATAATATAAAACTCAATTAGGAAAGTATTTGAAACAATGAGCTGTAGTTTTAGTAGGGAACTTAGAGTGAATTggatgtattttaaacatttataaacaatGAAAAGGGAGAATTATGTACCTAGTGCAATTTGCTATGCAAAGTTTAAACAATGTGACTGAATTATATGCAAAATCagtatattttgaaaggaaataacaaatactGGTCTTCTGAAGGGGAGTACCCTGCTCATATTTTGGGAAAAATCTCTATAGTTTTTCAGTAAGATCCTTTACAACCTGCTAAGTTAAACATTGCCATATTAATTTActatagatagaaaaaaaattgcaaagctaatattcaacatcttttttgaatgttttccATACTAATTTTAATTACAATGTTTGTAATTATTATCATTGTGAGCTATAGTTTAGAAATTACTTCTAAATTTAGATCATACATTGCCCATAAGaatatgtgttttatattattatgaatCTTATGAAtgtatagaaatgtattttatttaaaattccaaatctTGGGTaatagagaatattaaaatatcatgATCAAATTTATACTCTAAAGCCAAGTTTTCATGATTCTTTGGAATAATATTATGTTTTCAAGTGAATTAATTAtagttgcattaaaaaaacaatgtgttattttgttttttaattgccataaaaagaattttactaTTCTCAAGTTTAGGTGgctgaaaaaaataagtcagttatGAATTAATCAGTAGAAGATTTGAAGTTTTGAACTACctcttttttgtgttgtttttcctGTAGTTACAGAACTTAGAAAGTGGAAGTATATTTTGTCTGGTGCTAGATGTAGGAATGGATGAAGGAAGGGTATCATAAGAAGCAGAGATAATATTTTTGCCATATTGAGATTACATGCAAAGGGAAAggcatatattacatatataatttttttcaaactatgcctgttttttttgttcaaataaaacctaaaaataggAGCCCtgtgttttattgaaataaatttgcTTTTGAGTGCATCCTCAGGACATAgccacttttttcttctttgccatgttttttaggaaataataatagctaatacttattGAATGGCTACTATGTCTCAGGCATTTTCTTAAGCTTTTCACATAGTTGAAAGCATTTAAACTGCATGACAGTTCAGTGGAAGTGATTTATTTCCCCAGTTTTCTCATGGGTGTAGTAAATACCTTTCTTTTGATCACACTGATAGCATGGCAGAGTGAAGTTAGGAGTTAACATCAGGAATTTCAAAGGGTTAATGAACACCTACAACAAGATACCTTGAAGCATTAAGATGAATATTTCTATTGTCAATCCtcttttataacttttctttaatatttttatgaatataaatttattttaaaatatgcatttctctGAGAACcttgaaacatttatttagtactcTGTTTTGAAGCCAGCAATTTAATCATGAtatcatattttgaaatattataattatttctggcacatttaaaattttttttctatttttttcagttactttACTTCCCAAATAACGCCAGACTCTATTGTCCTTGTACGAatttaaagattgaaaataagACTAACATCCTCCTTGAACAGGTTCCCAGGCTCAAATaatcagttttacattttttatttcaatttctttctttcttctgatttctcaatttttataggctccatgaaaatatatattagtgTTTGTGCATATGTATGTTCATACGTGGTGTTATATTCTAAATATGTGTCTGGAATTTAATTTGTCCTATTTGTTGTTTTGCAACATTAGGATAATCCTTTCTAGCCCATATATTCTGGTATAGTTTTTCATCACTATGTTGTATTCCATTATACAGTTTACTTTTTCAATCCCccaattgctcttttttttttccttctgccacaAACAACGCCGCAGTGTTTTCTTATGCATGCATGTTTACTTGATTAACTCATGTAAGTTAAAAACTAAGAAGTGTCGCTGCTGtcttatgggattttttttatggttgagggTAAATTGCACTCAATGTTACTTTGACAATTTTTGTTCACACCagatattaatatttgttttccaaacttCTGAATGTGATACTAATTATAATTTGAAGGatacaaatttttctttgttttgtataggcttgtatttttcaattaaatgGCATAGgcttttttcttctgtctgattttatctatttgttacccttagaaaatttcatttttaactggGCTCAGACTCAGAGGTGGAAGCTCTCAGGAAAGCCTCTGTCTCGTGGTGATCTgttctggtgttttttttttggcttccgtcattctcttggccaaaagtTTAGCATATTGTGCagcttcttccttatttttcttagtacACTGTTTTTTTCAGAGCAACACGCCATCATTTTTATTGGAGGACAGGTGGAGTAACAAGATGCTGAATCTTGGACTCTTTGGTTCTAGGtttcttaccttctttgtttAGGGGCTTCCTCACAACATATGGGCAGACATCATCTTCTTTGCAGAGTCTGAAAAGTTTATGGATTCTGCTAGCTCTTTGGGGCCCCAAGCGATGAGGCACAGTAGTATCAATGAATCCAGGAATatctttctcccctttttttacAATGACCAAGTTGAGAACACTGAGAATAGCATCCACAATGAAACCCCAAGGAgatttgtgctttctttctccagTCCTCCTTGGTCTGTAGCAGGTGTGCCCCTTACTCAGCAGCAGGTAGACATGGCCATGGGTCATGGGAAAACCTTGTTTGTCATTGCCACCAGTGATTTGGACCATGTAACCGTCCATTCTTCATGCACAGTGTCAGCAGCAACTTCTGTGGCCATATGCTTCTCATAAAAGCTATGAATTTTGTGTTCATCATCCACTTCAGTGAGTTTCTGGCAGCTGGTGCCTGGGAAAGAGATGTTCAGCTTTATCCTAAAGCAACCTACTGCCTCCAAGGCACCATGACAAAGAGACATGCATGggcttcttttttaatttattttgaaaccaAGATGCATTTATAAAAGCCACTCATTCATATATTTTGCTCAACTTCCTTtgggaatatttttcatttccttttttgttttatagaagTATTTGATACATTCTGTATAGAATTTTTAGATATTTGTTGTACATACTTTCTGCTAGgtttttagttatatttattcTATATGTATAGTATCTTTTGAAGTATAGAAGTATTGATTATTAAATTTGTTAGTTTTCTTTAGTCAAATTGATCAattagttttttatgtttttatgagaGCAGGGATACTATCTTTCATCTTTACAAATTCTACTATTTTTACTAGACCCCAGAACAGATTAAACATGCAAAAAGTattctcatgaataaaataatatatacattatcctatctttttatagctttacatttttcaaactcttatgtttttaagttagtttgattttatttttgcaaacagTGCAAAATAGGATCATTTTTCCCAATTAGATAGCCAACCTTCTcatataattttatgaataaaaaatcatttccctACAGATTGATAATATCTTTACACACAATTTCATTTGTCAAAGAAAAATTACACTGTACAAGTTAAACAAGCCAGGGAGACTTAAAGAGGGAGgctttatttggaaaaggggGTGAGGGAAT
Coding sequences within it:
- the LOC113920550 gene encoding 40S ribosomal protein S6-like, with product MVQITGGNDKQGFPMTHGHVYLLLSKGHTCYRPRRTGERKHKSPWGFIVDAILSVLNLVIVKKGEKDIPGFIDTTVPHRLGPQRASRIHKLFRLCKEDDVCPYVVRKPLNKEGKKPRTKESKIQHLVTPPVLQ